Proteins encoded in a region of the Ptychodera flava strain L36383 chromosome 4, AS_Pfla_20210202, whole genome shotgun sequence genome:
- the LOC139131518 gene encoding uncharacterized protein isoform X1, with protein sequence MVRRGVASAATSVVTLDLEMAQSYSSSDAEDEIDAELGELSLADMSIRVVRERLIHKRSKRQKRQRTKAARERVQEFFTPYFRDSIDKETITMVMPSRVRKRLPSLVELTLGACRTQIPAELYASPSVQNAIQQSQLDEEIGRLRIKWLQGKLEILEDNYTKHKFQYGLECRSIFDEDHKNWKHDSTCKRFLRLRNIALMTSHQDFWSFPLAVLSHLVDLSLPDAIADESLHGAGHERHNRNPSIALNQFPIIQKLRKHLTNRCPVLVGKFFDISMAYVWWARGRLTNAVETFHRVCNQWKLDPSSEENMYSSLLEKSSFLNEIGRLHSVNGEAGKAGYCYRQAVDICCSEGCKLQLQDDLILQCHCLTAAGYSQGLKTKASASCALNSWDIVLATPDAVPMATVAAIEAHLRCFAGFSKDEIMDKSDQSDGWFQDNYKTLQSHVNRIPELFLHLSLVCAMLGKKSKSERTFKEFHDRHFISNQHYHKKHGSFLCPWQQQDYNPWASLIDVAMETGQPIAAMKLLWQRSLLLPAYHNESRYSVGESSSEPLNLYMTEDGYLTGDVYLSFPPIRALLLDPYDGSLCFPSSSKKQFSFHWLLKSPSPPELPSGRIDHLPTPVRVYEDSAARVFVDLIKLDTKEAGATELHNQVAYLWWRGPNKVRKLDIRKKVRLALKKVTMEHIDKLNLVHRYKLWKVEKMKDSLKERVEKHFNSGWLYHSCHINESYQCNCGKKTTRAPPFVLYVCGFTRFGRGTVVLFLHLRHGYEPGNNPDMLCFINCSSPDTFLNPKIHCLPSANTQWDISSCFPSMHCRQSPNRECSYFVIRTAMQSIWPRTSTAITQTIFDEDGEIIRAMEKDTDPSLFDHHFVGGFQHYLYRVDSAKTRLLVENVQDQYSCAWHLCKLVPNATIDSVTVVCNTLLIKTSSNHVLAIDAKTLQHLPVTADDDAESKTAPSSGGIFATEDEIRQCEVMAYKDCMTLLSHCRTTVRRFLLNIETSHSNHLILLERSANDERDKLSVLCEVKVPGRPTEANYVSQDAGFVVVATLNHPDDKPYRDHLYWYSTRGELRGVLPFLGKGPHSLYSVYLSGDENQAETEGWYLYFTDGHGAICAAKLS encoded by the exons ATGGTGCGCAGAGGTGTAGCTAGTGCAGCTACATCAGTCGTGACCCTTGACCTAGAAATGGCACAATCGTACTCGTCAAGTGATGCGGAAGATGAAATTGATGCAGAGCTGGGTGAGCTCTCTCTTGCAGACATGTCCATCCGTGTTGTTCGAGAAAGACTAATTCACAAGAGAAGTAAACGCCAAAAGCGACAGCGAACCAAAGCCGCCAGGGAGAGAGTTCAGGAATTTTTCACACCATATTTTCGCGATTCCATCGATAAAGAAACCATCACCATGGTTATGCCATCACGGGTAAGAAAACGCCTACCAAGTTTAGTTGAACTCACCCTCGGGGCTTGCCGAACTCAGATCCCGGCCGAGCTCTATGCAAGTCCATCAGTCCAAAATGCCATACAGCAGAGCCAGCTAGATGAAGAGATCGGCAGATTACGCATTAAATGGCTGCAGGGCAAACTTGAAATCCTGGAGGATAACTACACGAAACACAAGTTTCAGTACGGTCTGGAGTGTCGGTCTATTTTCGATGAAGATCACAAGAACTGGAAACATGATTCAACCTGTAAACGTTTCCTGCGTCTAAGGAACATAGCTTTGATGACGTCTCATCAAGACTTCTGGAGCTTTCCTTTAGCAG TACTCAGTCACTTGGTTGATTTGTCACTGCCGGATGCGATTGCAGATGAGAGCTTGCATGGAGCGGGCCATGAAAGACACAACAGAAATCCCTCCATTGCTTTGAATCAGTTTCCCATCATTCAGAAGCTGAGGAAACACCTTACTAACAG GTGTCCAGTTTTGGTTGGCAAGTTCTTTGACATTTCAATGGCGTATGTGTGGTGGGCCAGAGGCAGACTGACCAATGCAGTTGAAACATTCCACAGAGTATGCAACCAATGGAAACTTG ATCCATCCAGTGAAGAGAATATGTACTCGTCACTTCTTGAAAAATCCTcctttttgaatgaaattggaaGACTGCACAGTGTCAATGGTGAAGCAGGCAAAGCTGGCTATTGTTACAGACAAGCTGTGGATATTTGCTGCAGTGAAGGTTGTAAACTTCAACTCCAAGATGACCTGATACTACAATGCCATTGTCTGACTGCTGCCGGCTACAGCCAGGG ACTGAAAACCAAGGCGTCAGCTAGCTGTGCTCTCAACTCATGGGACATTGTACTGGCAACGCCGGATGCAGTCCCCATGGCAACAGTAGCAGCAATTGAGGCTCATCTCAGATGTTTTGCTGGCTTCAGTAAAG ATGAAATCATGGACAAGAGTGACCAATCGGATGGCTGGTTTCAGGACAATTACAAAACACTGCAGTCGCATGTCAACAGAATTCCTGAGCTGTTTCTTCACCTATCATTGGTTTGTGCCATGCTTGGAAAGAAGAGCAAGTCAGAGAGAACATTCAAGGAGTTTCATGACAG ACATTTTATTTCCAACCAACATTACCACAAGAAGCACGGAAGCTTTCTGTGCCCATGGCAACAACAGGATTACAACCCTTGGGCATCGCTTAttgatgttgccatggaaacaggaCAGCCAATAGCAGCCATGAAGTTGCTCTGGCAAAGAAGTTTGTTACTTCCTGCATATCACAATGAAAG CCGTTATTCTGTTGGGGAAAGCTCCAGTGAGCCCCTGAATCTGTATATGACTGAAGATGGATACTTGACTGGTGATGTATATCTTAGTTTTCCACCAATCAGAGCCCTCCTTCTAGACCCCTATGACGG GTCACTTTGTTTCCCATCATCTTCAAAGAAACAATTCTCGTTTCACTGGTTGTTGAAATCTCCAAGTCCACCAGAGCTCCCATCAG GTCGCATAGACCACTTGCCGACACCAGTACGCGTCTACGAAGACTCAGCTGCAAGAGTTTTTGTGGACCTGATTAAACTTGACACCAAGGAGGCTGGGGCCACTGAATTGCACAACCAGGTAGCCTACCTTTGGTGGAGGGGTCCAAACAAAGTACGCAAACTCGACATAAGAAAGAAAGTTAGACTTGCTCTGAAGAAA GTAACAATGGAACATATTGACAAATTAAACCTGGTTCACAGGTACAAGTTGTGGAAAGTGGAAAAAATGAAGGATTCTTTAAAAGAAAGAGTTGAAAAGCACTTCAACAGTGGATGGCTGTACCACAGTTGT CATATCAATGAAAGCTACCAGTGCAACTGTGGCAAGAAAACCACAAGGGCGCCCCCTTTTGTTCTGTACGTGTGTGGATTTACAAGGTTCGGAAGGGGAACAGTTGTATTGTTTTTACATCTCAGGCATGGTTATGAACCTGGCAACAACCCGGACATGTTATGC TTCATTAATTGTAGCAGCCCAGATACATTCCTCAATCCAAAAATACACTGCCTGCCATCAGCCAACACCCAATGGGATATAAGTAGCTGCTTTCCCAGCATGCACTGTCGTCAGTCCCCGAATCGGGAATGTTCGTATTTTGTGATAAGAACAGCAATGCAGTCAATATG GCCGCGGACATCAACAGCAATAACCCAGACTATATTTGATGAAGATGGAGAAATCATAAGAGCTATGGAAAAAGATACTGACCCCTCATTGTTTGATCACCACTTTGTTGGTGGGTTCCAACATTATCTCTACAGGGTAGACAGTGCCAAGACAAG GTTATTGGTAGAAAATGTTCAGGACCAGTACAGCTGTGCCTGGCATCTCTGTAAACTTGTTCCAAACGCAACCATTGACAGcgtcacagttgtatgcaacaCTCTCCTAATCAAGACATCATCCAATCACGTGCTGGCCATCGATGCTAAAACACTGCAGCACTTACCTGTGACTGCTGATGATGATGCCGAGAGtaagacagcgccctctagtggtGGTATCTTTGCCACTGAGGACGAGATCAGGCAGTGTGAGGTAATGGCCTATAAAGATTGCATGACTCTACTGAGCCACTGCAGAACTACTGTTAGAAGATTCCTCCTCAACATTGAAACATCTCATTCCAATCACCTGATTCTGCTTGAAAGATCAGCCAACGATGAAAG AGATAAACTATCCGTGTTGTGTGAGGTCAAAGTGCCTGGAAGACCAACAGAAGCCAATTATGTCAGCCAAGATG CTGGCTTTGTAGTCGTTGCCACACTTAACCATCCAGACGACAAGCCGTACAGAGACCACCTGTACTGGTACAGCACCCGTGGTGAACTGAGGGGTGTGTTGCCGTTCCTTGGGAAGGGACCCCACAGCTTGTACAGCGTCTACCTATCGGGCGATGAGAACCAAGCTGAGACTGAGGGATGGTATCTCTACTTCACAGATGGACACGGTGCAATTTGTGCTGCCAAGCTCAGTTGA
- the LOC139131518 gene encoding uncharacterized protein isoform X2 yields MSIRVVRERLIHKRSKRQKRQRTKAARERVQEFFTPYFRDSIDKETITMVMPSRVRKRLPSLVELTLGACRTQIPAELYASPSVQNAIQQSQLDEEIGRLRIKWLQGKLEILEDNYTKHKFQYGLECRSIFDEDHKNWKHDSTCKRFLRLRNIALMTSHQDFWSFPLAVLSHLVDLSLPDAIADESLHGAGHERHNRNPSIALNQFPIIQKLRKHLTNRCPVLVGKFFDISMAYVWWARGRLTNAVETFHRVCNQWKLDPSSEENMYSSLLEKSSFLNEIGRLHSVNGEAGKAGYCYRQAVDICCSEGCKLQLQDDLILQCHCLTAAGYSQGLKTKASASCALNSWDIVLATPDAVPMATVAAIEAHLRCFAGFSKDEIMDKSDQSDGWFQDNYKTLQSHVNRIPELFLHLSLVCAMLGKKSKSERTFKEFHDRHFISNQHYHKKHGSFLCPWQQQDYNPWASLIDVAMETGQPIAAMKLLWQRSLLLPAYHNESRYSVGESSSEPLNLYMTEDGYLTGDVYLSFPPIRALLLDPYDGSLCFPSSSKKQFSFHWLLKSPSPPELPSGRIDHLPTPVRVYEDSAARVFVDLIKLDTKEAGATELHNQVAYLWWRGPNKVRKLDIRKKVRLALKKVTMEHIDKLNLVHRYKLWKVEKMKDSLKERVEKHFNSGWLYHSCHINESYQCNCGKKTTRAPPFVLYVCGFTRFGRGTVVLFLHLRHGYEPGNNPDMLCFINCSSPDTFLNPKIHCLPSANTQWDISSCFPSMHCRQSPNRECSYFVIRTAMQSIWPRTSTAITQTIFDEDGEIIRAMEKDTDPSLFDHHFVGGFQHYLYRVDSAKTRLLVENVQDQYSCAWHLCKLVPNATIDSVTVVCNTLLIKTSSNHVLAIDAKTLQHLPVTADDDAESKTAPSSGGIFATEDEIRQCEVMAYKDCMTLLSHCRTTVRRFLLNIETSHSNHLILLERSANDERDKLSVLCEVKVPGRPTEANYVSQDAGFVVVATLNHPDDKPYRDHLYWYSTRGELRGVLPFLGKGPHSLYSVYLSGDENQAETEGWYLYFTDGHGAICAAKLS; encoded by the exons ATGTCCATCCGTGTTGTTCGAGAAAGACTAATTCACAAGAGAAGTAAACGCCAAAAGCGACAGCGAACCAAAGCCGCCAGGGAGAGAGTTCAGGAATTTTTCACACCATATTTTCGCGATTCCATCGATAAAGAAACCATCACCATGGTTATGCCATCACGGGTAAGAAAACGCCTACCAAGTTTAGTTGAACTCACCCTCGGGGCTTGCCGAACTCAGATCCCGGCCGAGCTCTATGCAAGTCCATCAGTCCAAAATGCCATACAGCAGAGCCAGCTAGATGAAGAGATCGGCAGATTACGCATTAAATGGCTGCAGGGCAAACTTGAAATCCTGGAGGATAACTACACGAAACACAAGTTTCAGTACGGTCTGGAGTGTCGGTCTATTTTCGATGAAGATCACAAGAACTGGAAACATGATTCAACCTGTAAACGTTTCCTGCGTCTAAGGAACATAGCTTTGATGACGTCTCATCAAGACTTCTGGAGCTTTCCTTTAGCAG TACTCAGTCACTTGGTTGATTTGTCACTGCCGGATGCGATTGCAGATGAGAGCTTGCATGGAGCGGGCCATGAAAGACACAACAGAAATCCCTCCATTGCTTTGAATCAGTTTCCCATCATTCAGAAGCTGAGGAAACACCTTACTAACAG GTGTCCAGTTTTGGTTGGCAAGTTCTTTGACATTTCAATGGCGTATGTGTGGTGGGCCAGAGGCAGACTGACCAATGCAGTTGAAACATTCCACAGAGTATGCAACCAATGGAAACTTG ATCCATCCAGTGAAGAGAATATGTACTCGTCACTTCTTGAAAAATCCTcctttttgaatgaaattggaaGACTGCACAGTGTCAATGGTGAAGCAGGCAAAGCTGGCTATTGTTACAGACAAGCTGTGGATATTTGCTGCAGTGAAGGTTGTAAACTTCAACTCCAAGATGACCTGATACTACAATGCCATTGTCTGACTGCTGCCGGCTACAGCCAGGG ACTGAAAACCAAGGCGTCAGCTAGCTGTGCTCTCAACTCATGGGACATTGTACTGGCAACGCCGGATGCAGTCCCCATGGCAACAGTAGCAGCAATTGAGGCTCATCTCAGATGTTTTGCTGGCTTCAGTAAAG ATGAAATCATGGACAAGAGTGACCAATCGGATGGCTGGTTTCAGGACAATTACAAAACACTGCAGTCGCATGTCAACAGAATTCCTGAGCTGTTTCTTCACCTATCATTGGTTTGTGCCATGCTTGGAAAGAAGAGCAAGTCAGAGAGAACATTCAAGGAGTTTCATGACAG ACATTTTATTTCCAACCAACATTACCACAAGAAGCACGGAAGCTTTCTGTGCCCATGGCAACAACAGGATTACAACCCTTGGGCATCGCTTAttgatgttgccatggaaacaggaCAGCCAATAGCAGCCATGAAGTTGCTCTGGCAAAGAAGTTTGTTACTTCCTGCATATCACAATGAAAG CCGTTATTCTGTTGGGGAAAGCTCCAGTGAGCCCCTGAATCTGTATATGACTGAAGATGGATACTTGACTGGTGATGTATATCTTAGTTTTCCACCAATCAGAGCCCTCCTTCTAGACCCCTATGACGG GTCACTTTGTTTCCCATCATCTTCAAAGAAACAATTCTCGTTTCACTGGTTGTTGAAATCTCCAAGTCCACCAGAGCTCCCATCAG GTCGCATAGACCACTTGCCGACACCAGTACGCGTCTACGAAGACTCAGCTGCAAGAGTTTTTGTGGACCTGATTAAACTTGACACCAAGGAGGCTGGGGCCACTGAATTGCACAACCAGGTAGCCTACCTTTGGTGGAGGGGTCCAAACAAAGTACGCAAACTCGACATAAGAAAGAAAGTTAGACTTGCTCTGAAGAAA GTAACAATGGAACATATTGACAAATTAAACCTGGTTCACAGGTACAAGTTGTGGAAAGTGGAAAAAATGAAGGATTCTTTAAAAGAAAGAGTTGAAAAGCACTTCAACAGTGGATGGCTGTACCACAGTTGT CATATCAATGAAAGCTACCAGTGCAACTGTGGCAAGAAAACCACAAGGGCGCCCCCTTTTGTTCTGTACGTGTGTGGATTTACAAGGTTCGGAAGGGGAACAGTTGTATTGTTTTTACATCTCAGGCATGGTTATGAACCTGGCAACAACCCGGACATGTTATGC TTCATTAATTGTAGCAGCCCAGATACATTCCTCAATCCAAAAATACACTGCCTGCCATCAGCCAACACCCAATGGGATATAAGTAGCTGCTTTCCCAGCATGCACTGTCGTCAGTCCCCGAATCGGGAATGTTCGTATTTTGTGATAAGAACAGCAATGCAGTCAATATG GCCGCGGACATCAACAGCAATAACCCAGACTATATTTGATGAAGATGGAGAAATCATAAGAGCTATGGAAAAAGATACTGACCCCTCATTGTTTGATCACCACTTTGTTGGTGGGTTCCAACATTATCTCTACAGGGTAGACAGTGCCAAGACAAG GTTATTGGTAGAAAATGTTCAGGACCAGTACAGCTGTGCCTGGCATCTCTGTAAACTTGTTCCAAACGCAACCATTGACAGcgtcacagttgtatgcaacaCTCTCCTAATCAAGACATCATCCAATCACGTGCTGGCCATCGATGCTAAAACACTGCAGCACTTACCTGTGACTGCTGATGATGATGCCGAGAGtaagacagcgccctctagtggtGGTATCTTTGCCACTGAGGACGAGATCAGGCAGTGTGAGGTAATGGCCTATAAAGATTGCATGACTCTACTGAGCCACTGCAGAACTACTGTTAGAAGATTCCTCCTCAACATTGAAACATCTCATTCCAATCACCTGATTCTGCTTGAAAGATCAGCCAACGATGAAAG AGATAAACTATCCGTGTTGTGTGAGGTCAAAGTGCCTGGAAGACCAACAGAAGCCAATTATGTCAGCCAAGATG CTGGCTTTGTAGTCGTTGCCACACTTAACCATCCAGACGACAAGCCGTACAGAGACCACCTGTACTGGTACAGCACCCGTGGTGAACTGAGGGGTGTGTTGCCGTTCCTTGGGAAGGGACCCCACAGCTTGTACAGCGTCTACCTATCGGGCGATGAGAACCAAGCTGAGACTGAGGGATGGTATCTCTACTTCACAGATGGACACGGTGCAATTTGTGCTGCCAAGCTCAGTTGA